A single region of the Ziziphus jujuba cultivar Dongzao chromosome 10, ASM3175591v1 genome encodes:
- the LOC107410613 gene encoding probable disease resistance protein At4g27220, translating into MTGNRKMKKAIAISSTSTARKVGECTVGLVGRVMDLVYPYRNKVDDLNTKTEELLAAQKRLQDFYDHEAKKDSKKLNPDVQKWLSTAPGIAEEAKKWLQQAESKANFRCLSLSFPNLSSRLKLSREVMDMVQKVTSEIEREKEFESIFHRPIIQVLIENKENYKVFESRSSISREIMEALRDPNVRVIGLYGMAGTGKTMMAEEVARQTSYENLFSELVMLTVSQTRDDESLQQRAAEQLELKFEGSDFSVRADELRRRLRQGKNVLTIVDDVCQSFDLDDAGISFRKSQKQCKILLISRFRGLLCNMGAQKNFHVGTLSKSESVKLCNTIVGDSAENIEFQPLATEIVEKCAGLPIAITEILAEALDEKRRPSWRSFLKELKMSNNPDNIITRNKTISQSTKMNYENLENEEAKSLLLLCSLFPEDASIPIERLLIYGMFLGLFQGVETFEQARSKVLMVIDDLKNHSLLMWDVNDSKSCVKLHNVIRYFCLLIASRDRRWYVLRNVDDETMEESLENNVERLQDPIAISLLFDNINVDVVKLPERLETPQLQLLFCDSKHEKAFQFPDLFFQGMKDVRVLDLSGGLHGNQLPSSFCRLENLRALCLRGCKLRDIALIGKLKNLEILDLSFSNNVEKLGREIAKLIQLRSLNLNYCSNLREIHPNVIRSLTSLEELTVANGFTDWEVEDVEKGGRSNASLSELKDLHRLTALDLCIPDIDALPEDIFKFIGEKLERYYIVLGMHHSEAMNIGLHDLNVASRGLELNLYQYENVLDKYGLRDLLKKGCAVISLDTLDGHMNDIVDKLDKDNCLSQCKHLQVKHSYEIRFIARGPSSVFRSLKSLSLINLWNLESICCGKLTSDSFGKLRRIQVSECHSLKNIFPFPIAKRLLEVIEVSDCKKIEKIFTYEGEGDDAPSVDNNQVIKIEFPRLRVLRLKKLRNLQQYCAESAMTETTSHHMPLFNQKVVLSNCKELQLQGINIESIWGTDKLEGRGFHNLTTLIVNYCHKIKTVMPSSIAASLVHLRRMRINECNEVEEVIAKESGERRLGKNLLPKLETLELYKNWNLKTFYAGGHIECPSLVELQVIDCYYMKTFINDVNSVGNVRKSWQLLAMNNLNPRPTQDKPEIKQGALAEGLLP; encoded by the exons atgaccggaaacagaaaaatgaagaaagcgATTGCGATCAGTAGTACTAGTACTGCGAGAAAGGTTGGTGAGTGCACGGTTGGACTGGTTGGGCGTGTAATGGATCTCGTATATCCTTACAGAAACAAAGTAGACGACCTCAACACCAAAACTGAGGAGTTATTGGCAGCCCAAAAAAGGCTGCAAGATTTTTATGATCACGAGGCCAAAAAAGATAGTAAAAAACTCAATCCTGATGTTCAAAAATGGCTAAGCACAGCTCCTGGGATCGCTGAGGAGGCTAAGAAATGGCTGCAACAAGCCGAAAGCAAAGCAAACTTCAGGTGTTTAAGTCTGTCATTTCCGAATTTGTCGTCTCGGCTTAAATTAAGCAGAGAAGTAATGGATATGGTGCAGAAAGTTACAAGTGAAATTGAAAGGGAAAAGGAATTTGAAAGCATTTTCCACCGTCCCATCATACAAGTTTTAATTGAAAACAAAGAGAACTATAAGGTGTTTGAATCAAGAAGCTCGATTTCGAGGGAAATTATGGAGGCACTAAGAGATCCCAATGTTAGAGTGATTGGATTGTATGGGATGGCTGGTACTGGAAAAACCATGATGGCTGAAGAAGTTGCCAGACAAACAAGCTATGAGAACCTATTCAGTGAGTTAGTTATGCTTACTGTGTCTCAAACCCGGGATGATGAAAGTCTTCAACAAAGAGCTGCAGAACAGCTGGAGCTTAAATTTGAGGGAAGTGACTTTTCTGTAAGAGCAGATGAGCTACGACGGCGGTTGAGACAAGGAAAGAATGTCCTTACAATCGTGGATGATGTGTGCCAAAGTTTTGACTTGGACGATGCAGGTATATCTTTTCGGAAGTCTCAGAAGCAATGCAAGATATTATTGATCTCAAGGTTTCGAGGTTTACTATGTAACATGGGGGCTCAAAAGAATTTCCATGTTGGAACTCTATCCAAAAGTGAATCGGTGAAATTGTGTAACACAATAGTAGGCGATTCAGCTGAGAATATAGAGTTCCAACCTTTGGCAACCGAAATTGTTGAGAAATGTGCTGGCTTACCAATTGCAATCACTGAAATATTAGCCGAAGCATTGGATGAGAAACGTCGTCCTTCTTGGAGGAGCTTCTTGAAGGAGCTAAAAATGTCCAATAATCCAGATAACATCATTACAAGGAATAAAACTATTTCCCAAAGCACAAAGATGAACTACGAAAATTTAGAGAATGAAGAAGCAAAGTCATTGTTGTTGCTTTGTAGTCTATTCCCAGAAGATGCAAGTATACCTATTGAACGCTTGTTGATATATGGAATGTTTTTGGGCTTGTTTCAGGGCGTTGAAACTTTTGAACAGGCAAGAAGTAAGGTGCTTATGGTTATCGACGATTTAAAGAATCATAGTCTATTAATGTGGGATGTTAATGACAGCAAAAGTTGCGTCAAATTGCATAATGTCATTCGGTATTTTTGCCTACTGATTGCATCCAGAGATAGGCGTTGGTATGTTTTAAGAAATGTTGATGACGAGACAATGGAAGAAAGCCTCGAGAATAACGTTGAAAGATTACAAGACCCAATTGCAATTTCACTCCTGTTTGACAACATAAATGTTGATGTTGTCAAGCTTCCTGAAAGGTTGGAAACCCCGCAGTTGCAGTTGCTTTTTTGTGACTCCAAACATGAAAAAGCTTTCCAATTTCCAGATCTCTTTTTCCAAGGAATGAAAGATGTTCGGGTTTTAGATTTGAGCGGAGGTTTACATGGAAACCAGCTCCCGTCGTCATTTTGTCGTCTCGAAAATCTCAGAGCCTTGTGTTTGAGAGGATGCAAGTTGAGAGACATAGCTTTGATCGGAAAGCTCAAGAATTTAGAAATTCTCGATCTGTCATTCTCTAACAATGTTGAGAAGTTGGGAAGAGAAATTGCGAAACTGATTCAACTAAGGTCGTTGAATTTGAACTATTGTTCCAATCTTCGTGAGATTCACCCTAATGTCATTCGTAGCTTGACAAGTTTGGAAGAGTTGACTGTGGCAAATGGCTTTACAGATTGGGAGGTTGAAGACGTAGAAAAGGGTGGTAGAAGCAATGCTAGTCTTAGCGAGCTAAAGGATTTGCATCGACTTACTGCTTTAGATTTATGCATTCCAGATATCGATGCTTTGCCAGAAgatatctttaaatttattGGTGAGAAATTGGAAAGATATTACATTGTACTAGGAATGCATCACTCAGAGGCTATGAACATTGGTCTCCATGATCTAAATGTTGCTTCAAGAGGATTGGAGCTCAATCTCTACCAATATGAAAATGTATTAGACAAGTATGGCCTTCGAGATTTGCTAAAAAAAGGATGTGCTGTTATAAGTTTAGACACACTAGATGGTCACATGAACGACATTGTTGACAAATTAGATAAAGACAATTGTTTATCACAATGTAAGCATCTCCAAGTCAAACATAGTTATGAGATTCGATTCATCGCTCGTGGTCCTTCTAGTGTGTTTCGAAGCCTGAAATCTTTGTCTCTCATCAATTTGTGGAACTTGGAAAGTATTTGTTGTGGAAAACTCACATCGGATTCATTTGGCAAACTAAGACGAATCCAAGTAAGCGAGTGTCATAGTTTGAAGAATATCTTCCCATTCCCCATAGCAAAAAGGCTGCTTGAGGTAATCGAGGTGTCTGACTGCAAGAAGATAGAGAAGATATTTACGTACGAAGGGGAAGGTGATGATGCCCCTAGTGTTGACAATAATCAAGTCATTAAGATTGAGTTTCCTCGCCTGCGGGTGTTAAGGTTGAAAAAGTTACGGAACCTTCAACAGTATTGCGCTGAGTCTGCAATGACGGAGACAACTTCCCACCATATGCCTCTTTTCAATCAAAAG GTTGTCCTCTCCAACTGTAAGGAATTGCAATTGCAAGGGATCAATATTGAATCAATATGGGGTACTGATAAACTCGAAGGAAGAGGATTTCATAACTTGACAACACTGATAGTGAATTATTGTCATAAAATAAAGACTGTAATGCCATCATCTATCGCTGCAAGTCTTGTGCATCTGAGAAGAATGAGAATAAATGAGTGCAATGAGGTTGAAGAGGTAATCGCAAAGGAATCAGGAGAAAGAAGGCTGGGAAAGAATTTGCTTCCTAAACTTGAAACTCTTGAGCTATATAAAAATTGGAACCTCAAAACGTTTTATGCAGGCGGTCACATTGAATGTCCATCTTTGGTTGAGCTTCAAGTAATTGACTGTTATTACATGAAGACCTTTATAAATGATGTCAACTCGGTGGGTAATGTTAGAAAATCATGGCAATTGTTAGCCATGAACAACCTAAACCCGAGACCAACACAAGACAAACCCGAGATCAAGCAAGGTGCCTTAGCCGAGGGGTTACTTCCTTAG